From one Mytilus trossulus isolate FHL-02 chromosome 10, PNRI_Mtr1.1.1.hap1, whole genome shotgun sequence genomic stretch:
- the LOC134686668 gene encoding ovomucoid-like translates to MKLVLLLLAMAVTSIDASSQDCNADSGEVCGEDMITYQNECHASHRGIAVSCKGTCPCGCECSQQRRQVCGQDDKTYWNECFAKCA, encoded by the exons ATGAAGTTGGTGTTATTATTGTTAGCAATGGCTGTGACCAGTATAGATGCTTCAAGCCAAG ATTGTAATGCTGACAGTGGGGAAGTGTGTGGGGAAGATATGATAACGtatcaaaatgaatgtcatGCATCACATAG AGGTATTGCTGTATCGTGTAAGGGAACCTGTCCATGTGGATGTGAATGTTCTCAGCAGAGACGACAAGTTTGTGGGCAAGATGATAAAACTTATTGGAACGAATGCTTTGCCAAATGTGCGTAA
- the LOC134686667 gene encoding agrin-like: protein MRCPCPYGSYKHVKPPCRCSLQFKPVCGANGKTYINRCKADCRKVPVSCTGKCPCKTCQCPKEYNPVCGADGKSYKNTCVASCKNIKVSCNHKCPCCECPADIAPVCGTNGKQYSNECFAKCAKVPVSCKGKCPCKKCECPREYNPVCGANGKSYKNTCVASCKKVPVSCTGKCPCKKCECPREYNPVCGANGKSYKNTCVASCKKVPVKCNTKCPCENTEYCAKNNEPVCGVNGKTYNNECYARLSNTAIKCKTECPCSEPCDCRKTYNPVCGTDDKTYDSKCYAKCSKVGIKCPGRCPCNCGCSTDYKPVCGTNGQTYANKCTANCRKVSIKCDRQCPCTPSCVCPTVYEPVCGTDGVTYSSECQATCKKIIIKCHKKCPCVPPCMCPATHKPVCGTDGNTYRSQCQARCKNVGIKCNHKCPCKQKCVCPAVYQPVCGSDDVTYDNQCTANCKRVTVSCKGKCPCGCKCPPYKSDVCGEDDKTYYNECFAKCAKTSVLCTGKCPCTKCMCPRNYHPVCGVDGKTYGNTCVASCNDVKVSCDHKCPCCTCPSDVTPVCGVDGSQYSNECQAKCAKVPIKCHTKCPCDEVKPCPDSYKPVCGVNGKMYNNECYAKLSNTAVKCKSECPCPEQCECRKTYKPVCGTDDKTYDSKCHAKCSKVGIKCPGRCPCNCGCSTDYQPVCGANGQTFANKCTANCR from the exons ATGCGCTGTCCCTGTCCTTATGGATCATACAAACACGTGAAGCCTCCTTGTCGATGTAGTCTACAGTTTAAACCGGTGTGTGGTGCCAACGgtaaaacatatatcaataggtGTAAAGCGGATTGTAG aaaagtgCCTGTATCATGTACAGGGAAATGTCCATGTAAGACATGTCAATGCCCTAAAGAATATAATCCTGTTTGTGGCGCGGATggtaaatcatataaaaacacatGTGTCGCTTCCTGCAA AAACATAAAAGTATCATGTAACCACAAATGTCCATGTTGTGAATGTCCAGCTGACATAGCACCTGTTTGTGGGACCAATGGGAAACAATATTCAAATGAATGTTTTGCCAAATGCGC GAAAGTCCCTGTATCCTGTAAAGGAAAATGTCCATGTAAGAAATGCGAATGTCCTCGGGAATATAATCCTGTTTGTGGCGCTAATggtaaatcatataaaaacacatGTGTTGCTTCCTGCAA AAAAGTGCCTGTATCCTGTACAGGGAAATGTCCATGTAAGAAATGTGAATGTCCACGAGAATATAATCCTGTTTGTGGCGCTAATggtaaatcatataaaaacacatGTGTCGCTTCCTGCAA gaaagttccagtaaaatgtaatacaaaatGTCCATGTGAAAACACCGAATACTGTGCTAAAAATAATGAACCAGTTTGTGGAGTGAACGGAAAGACATATAACAATGAATGTTACGCTAGGTTaag TAATACAGCTATCAAATGTAAAACTGAGTGTCCATGTTCAGAACCATGTGACTGTCGTAAAACCTACAATCCTGTTTGTGGTACTGATGATAAAACGTATGATAGCAAGTGCTATGCTAAATGCAG CAAGGTTGGGATTAAATGTCCAGGTCGATGTCCATGTAATTGTGGTTGCTCTACAGATTATAAACCAGTGTGTGGAACCAACGGTCAAACATACGCAAACAAGTGTACTGCAAATTGTCG aAAGGTGTCTATAAAATGTGATCGTCAATGTCCGTGTACTCCATCCTGTGTGTGTCCAACAGTGTATGAACCCGTATGTGGAACGGACGGTGTGACGTACAGCAGCGAATGTCAGGCCACATGCAA aaaaataatcataaagtGCCATAAAAAATGTCCGTGTGTTCCACCCTGTATGTGTCCAGCCACACATAAACCTGTCTGTGGTACTGATGGTAACACTTACAGAAGTCAATGTCAAGCTAGATGCAA AAATGTTGGTATAAAGTGTAATCACAAATGTCCCTGTAAACAGAAGTGTGTCTGTCCTGCTGTATATCAACCTGTGTGTGGATCAGATGACGTGACGTACGATAATCAATGTACAGCAAATTGCAA ACGTGTGACGGTATCGTGTAAAGGAAAATGTCCATGTGGATGTAAATGTCCCCCATACAAAAGTGACGTATGTGGAGAAGACGATAAGACATATTATAATGAATGTTTTGCTAAATGTGC CAAAACAAGCGTACTATGTACAGGGAAATGCCCTTGTACAAAGTGTATGTGTCCCAGGAACTATCACCCAGTGTGTGGTGTAGACGGTAAAACATATGGTAATACCTGTGTGGCGTCGTGCAA TGATGTAAAAGTATCATGTGACCACAAATGTCCATGCTGTACCTGTCCTTCTGACGTCACACCTGTCTGTGGAGTCGATGGTAGCCAATATTCAAACGAATGTCAAGCGAAATGTGC TAAAGTTCCAATAAAATGCCATACCAAGTGTCCATGTGATGAGGTAAAACCATGTCCTGATTCATATAAACCAGTCTGTGGGGTTAATGGAAAGATGTATAACAATGAATGCTATGCCAAACTTAG TAATACTGCGGTCAAATGTAAATCTGAGTGTCCATGTCCAGAACAATGTGAGTGTCGTAAAACGTACAAACCTGTTTGTGGTACTGATGATAAAACGTATGATAGCAAGTGTCATGCCAAATGCAG CAAGGTTGGGATTAAATGTCCAGGTCGATGTCCATGTAACTGTGGATGTTCTACGGATTATCAACCAGTTTGTGGAGCCAATGGTCAGACGTTTGCCAACAAGTGTACTGCAAATTGCCggtaa